A DNA window from Anaerolineae bacterium contains the following coding sequences:
- a CDS encoding response regulator — MLKTPSGAIELSWRALQREVGLRAGIVLAAVGYLVWFQQLSSGSEDPSLLILVFVVTSVCLWLGTSSPTAVRRYVVGLQVVLLWAALVLAYLALGCADALLFLSAPALLAALGVNPAAGVGVAASGAAVIALRWPEVDRVAVQALFLLMMVAGLGAPMAGRLRAHLQEAWAFTQHAADLSRELRMRQEEVNKLNKALTTANGLLKRSLRELTLAQQEALEARRLKEQFATTVSHELRTPLNTILGFLEVMQRYPEVYGDVTWTTELRRDISEIQVSARYLSGLVDDILDLARVQALHIPVRREDVDIAQVIAEAADLARRLLAGNKDVELRLELPQGLPQLNVDRMRIQQVILNLLANACRFTERGHIQVEAEFTGEEVVVSVSDTGAGIPAHEIPRIFEEFHRASAASASGLGSAGSGLGLAIAKRFVQMHGGRIWVESQPGEGSTFSFSLPLTAKQVSPLSLPRPQGTSRPAGRPSLVLVGDEHGASFLSRRLEGYELLVAADVREARSLVYDRHPDAVLLDIPLESGEKGFGLAPRILPEPVPVISCSLPGSRRHVGSDLFAEWLMKPINSDRLAEALRNGPRASRVMVVDDDASFVRLIERYLEVGSIGAPEIACARSGEEALALARKFKPDVVLLDMALPGIDGWEVARSLREEELDPQPRLVAVTALDPTQGLAGSARTFSVTKSVGLSEGETVGLIQACLAQLRPAYSCDSPVSEP; from the coding sequence AGCGGCTCGGAGGACCCGAGCCTCTTGATCCTGGTCTTCGTCGTCACCTCGGTGTGTTTGTGGCTGGGCACGAGCAGTCCCACGGCGGTCCGCCGCTACGTGGTCGGGCTTCAGGTAGTGCTTCTGTGGGCGGCGCTGGTGCTTGCCTATCTAGCTCTCGGCTGTGCCGATGCCCTGCTGTTCCTCTCCGCGCCAGCCTTGCTGGCAGCCCTGGGGGTGAACCCGGCGGCGGGAGTCGGCGTCGCTGCCTCTGGTGCGGCCGTGATCGCTCTACGTTGGCCGGAGGTGGATCGGGTCGCAGTCCAGGCGCTGTTCCTGCTCATGATGGTGGCCGGGCTGGGTGCGCCCATGGCGGGACGCCTGCGGGCTCATCTCCAGGAGGCCTGGGCGTTCACCCAGCATGCAGCGGACCTGTCTCGAGAGCTGCGGATGCGGCAGGAGGAGGTGAACAAGCTAAACAAAGCACTCACCACCGCAAACGGCCTGCTGAAGCGAAGCCTGCGCGAGTTGACCCTTGCCCAGCAGGAGGCACTGGAGGCCCGAAGGCTGAAGGAGCAGTTCGCCACCACCGTGAGCCACGAGTTGCGTACACCGCTGAACACGATCCTGGGGTTTCTGGAGGTAATGCAGCGCTATCCGGAAGTGTACGGCGACGTGACCTGGACGACGGAGTTGCGCCGGGACATCAGCGAGATCCAGGTAAGCGCCCGCTACCTCTCGGGGCTGGTGGACGACATCCTGGACCTCGCCCGCGTTCAGGCTCTGCACATCCCCGTGAGGCGCGAGGATGTGGACATCGCTCAGGTGATAGCCGAGGCGGCAGACCTGGCGAGGAGGCTGCTCGCCGGCAACAAGGACGTTGAGTTGAGGTTGGAGCTGCCACAGGGCCTGCCCCAACTCAACGTGGACCGGATGAGGATCCAGCAGGTCATTCTGAACTTGCTAGCCAACGCCTGCCGTTTCACCGAGAGGGGTCACATTCAAGTTGAGGCTGAGTTCACCGGCGAGGAGGTAGTGGTCTCCGTGTCCGACACCGGGGCGGGCATCCCGGCTCACGAGATCCCCCGCATCTTCGAGGAGTTCCACCGCGCCAGCGCTGCATCGGCAAGTGGGCTGGGCAGCGCGGGCAGTGGCCTGGGGCTGGCCATCGCCAAGAGATTCGTCCAGATGCACGGGGGGCGGATCTGGGTCGAGAGCCAGCCCGGGGAGGGCAGCACCTTTAGCTTCAGCCTGCCGTTGACGGCCAAGCAGGTGTCACCCTTGAGCCTGCCGCGTCCTCAGGGCACTTCACGGCCCGCTGGAAGGCCCTCGCTCGTCCTAGTGGGTGACGAGCACGGGGCGTCCTTCCTCTCTCGCCGGCTGGAGGGGTACGAACTCCTGGTGGCGGCCGATGTGCGGGAGGCCCGAAGCCTGGTCTATGACCGTCACCCCGATGCCGTCTTGCTCGATATCCCGCTGGAGAGCGGGGAGAAGGGCTTCGGCCTGGCGCCGCGCATACTGCCTGAGCCGGTGCCGGTGATTAGCTGCTCCCTGCCCGGGAGCCGCAGGCACGTCGGCAGTGACCTCTTCGCCGAGTGGCTGATGAAGCCGATTAATAGCGACCGACTGGCCGAGGCTCTCAGGAACGGCCCGAGGGCCAGTCGGGTCATGGTTGTGGACGACGACGCGTCCTTCGTCCGTCTCATCGAGAGGTACCTGGAGGTGGGGTCCATTGGGGCTCCGGAGATCGCCTGTGCCCGGAGCGGGGAGGAGGCGCTGGCTCTGGCGCGGAAGTTCAAGCCGGACGTGGTGCTTCTCGACATGGCCCTGCCCGGGATAGACGGCTGGGAGGTGGCTCGGTCACTGCGGGAAGAGGAGCTGGACCCTCAGCCTAGATTGGTGGCGGTCACGGCTCTGGACCCCACCCAAGGGCTGGCCGGGAGCGCGCGCACCTTCTCGGTGACCAAGTCCGTGGGGCTGTCGGAGGGAGAGACGGTTGGGCTCATCCAGGCATGCCTGGCTCAGCTCAGGCCAGCCTACTCCTGCGACTCACCTGTCTCAGAGCCTTGA
- a CDS encoding response regulator, whose translation MAQVTAEDVHQALLSLYVPAELANCRLASLLPVAQSTEDMVERAQLLRGKLLDAIEMLRPASRSAPSATASRAYDCLRLRYVSGLRVDEVARQLAVSPRQVYRDLGWAEEQLARLIESDCSEAQAPEPDENRAGAFEEELRHLAHKPETVQVAGLIEAALATVAPLAQKQGVHLRVCKPETELAVAVTPAVLREVLTLILSAVVQGTAERELTITVARTPRLVTITMPLEGSRRLARHDLVQAALLIAQQQKLDYRLWTDETGRQNLSLELPLDKRRRALIVEDNPGAAALYERYLATSEWDPVRVPHPRLACEWVATRDIDAVVLDIMMSDADGWTVLRALQADPRTREVPVVICSVLKDTELGRLLGAAAYLTKPVSRLDLLKALRQVSRRSRLA comes from the coding sequence ATGGCACAAGTGACTGCCGAGGACGTGCATCAGGCCCTGCTTTCCCTCTACGTTCCAGCAGAACTCGCCAACTGCCGGCTGGCCAGCCTGTTGCCCGTGGCCCAGTCGACCGAAGACATGGTGGAAAGAGCCCAGCTGCTCCGCGGCAAGCTGTTGGATGCCATCGAGATGCTGCGACCCGCCTCCCGCTCCGCTCCCTCCGCCACCGCCTCCCGCGCCTATGACTGCCTGAGGCTCCGCTACGTCTCCGGCCTTCGAGTGGACGAAGTCGCCCGGCAACTGGCGGTCAGCCCGCGACAGGTCTATCGCGACCTGGGATGGGCCGAGGAACAGCTGGCCCGGCTGATTGAGTCAGACTGTTCGGAAGCCCAGGCCCCGGAACCTGACGAGAATCGCGCCGGGGCCTTCGAGGAGGAGCTCCGGCACCTGGCCCACAAGCCCGAAACTGTCCAGGTGGCGGGCCTGATCGAGGCCGCACTGGCCACCGTCGCCCCCCTGGCCCAAAAGCAAGGGGTGCACCTACGGGTCTGTAAGCCCGAGACGGAACTGGCGGTGGCCGTCACCCCCGCGGTCCTGCGCGAGGTACTCACCTTGATCCTGAGCGCCGTCGTTCAGGGGACAGCCGAACGCGAGTTGACGATCACGGTGGCGCGAACGCCTCGTCTGGTGACGATTACGATGCCCCTCGAGGGCTCGCGACGCCTTGCCCGACACGACCTGGTCCAGGCGGCTCTGCTGATCGCGCAGCAGCAGAAGCTGGACTATCGCCTCTGGACCGACGAGACCGGCAGGCAGAACCTCTCTCTCGAGCTGCCCCTGGACAAGCGGCGGCGGGCCCTGATCGTGGAGGACAACCCCGGCGCGGCGGCTCTCTACGAGCGTTACCTCGCTACCAGCGAGTGGGACCCGGTCCGGGTACCACACCCGCGCCTGGCGTGCGAATGGGTAGCCACCCGTGACATTGACGCTGTGGTGCTCGACATCATGATGTCCGATGCCGACGGCTGGACTGTCCTCAGAGCCCTGCAGGCAGACCCACGGACGCGGGAGGTGCCCGTAGTGATCTGCTCCGTCCTCAAGGACACGGAACTGGGCCGCTTGCTGGGAGCTGCCGCCTACCTTACCAAGCCTGTCTCCCGCCTGGACCTACTCAAGGCTCTGAGACAGGTGAGTCGCAGGAGTAGGCTGGCCTGA